The proteins below come from a single Fusarium verticillioides 7600 chromosome 3, whole genome shotgun sequence genomic window:
- a CDS encoding NADP-specific glutamate dehydrogenase, with protein sequence MQLNTMSHLPQEPEFEQAYGELASALENSSLFNEHPEYRTALAVAAIPERVIQFRVVWNDDKGNLQVNRGYRVQFNGALGPYKGGLRFHPSVNLSILKFLGFEQIFKNALTGLNMGGGKGGADFDPKGKSDAEIRRFCQAFMTELSKHIGAETDVPAGDIGVGGREIGYLFGAYRKLRNRWEGVLTGKGLSWGGSLIRPEATGYGLVYYVEYMLKHANRGTFEGKRVALSGSGNVAQYAALKIIELGGSVVSLSDSKGALVAKEGSSFTPEQIHNIAALKIKHQALTTFEHDGQFTWIEGARPWVHVGKVDIALPSATQNEVSKEEAQALVDAGAFIVAEGSNMGCTAEAIDVFEAHRKEKGADALWYAPGKASNCGGVAVSGLEMAQNSQRIQWTEKEVDDRLKAIMKDAFVAGLETAQKYVEAKEGELPSLIAGSNIAGFIKVAEAMHDQGDWF encoded by the exons ATGCAGCTGAACACCATGTCTCACCTTCCCCAAGAGCCCGAGTTCGAGCAGGCTTATGGCG AGCTCGCCTCTGCCCTCGAGAACAGCTCCCTCTTCAACGAGCACCCCGAGTATCGTACTGCCCTTGCTGTGGCCGCCATCCCTGAGCGTGTCATTCAGTTCCGTGTCGTCTGGAACGACGACAAGGGTAACCTCCAGGTCAACCGCGGTTACCGCGTCCAGTTCAACGGTGCCCTTGGCCCCTACAAGGGCGGTCTTCGATTCCACCCCAGCGTCAACCTGTCCattctcaagttccttggtTTCGAGCAAATCTTCAAGAATGCCCTGACTGGCC TCAACATGGGTGGTGGCAAGGGTGGTGCCGACTTCGACCCCAAGGGCAAGTCAGATGCCGAGATTCGACGATTTTGCCAGGCTTTCATGACTGAGCTGTCCAAGCACATTGGTGCTGAGACTGATGTCCCTGCTGGTGACATCGGTGTCGGTGGCCGAGAGATCGGTTACCTCTTTGGCGCCTACCGCAAGCTTCGCAACCGTTGGGAGGGTGTCCTCACTGGAAAGGGTCTTTCATGGGGTGGTAGCTTGATCCGACCTGAGGCTACTGGTTACGGTCTCGTCTACTATGTTGAGTACATGCTCAAGCACGCCAACCGTGGCACCTTCGAGGGCAAGCGTGTTGCTCTGTCCGGCTCCGGAAATGTCGCCCAGTACGCTgctctcaagatcatcgagcTCGGTGGCTCCGTTGTCTCTCTTTCCGACTCCAAGGGTGCTCTCGTCGCCAAGGAGGGTTCTTCCTTCACACCCGAGCAAATTCACAACATTGCtgccctcaagatcaagcacCAAGCCCTGACCACTTTCGAGCACGATGGGCAGTTCACATGGATTGAAGGTGCCCGTCCTTGGGTCCATGTTGGCAAGGTCGACATTGCCCTCCCCAGTGCTACTCAGAACGAGGTCAGCAAGGAGGAGGCCCAGGCTCTTGTTGACGCTGGcgccttcatcgtcgctgaGGGTTCCAACATGGGCTGCACTGCTGAGGCTATTGATGTCTTCGAGGCCCACCGCAAGGAGAAGGGTGCTGATGCTCTCTGGTACGCCCCTGGCAAGGCCTCCAACTGTGGTGGTGTCGCTGTTTCCGGCCTTGAGATGGCTCAGAACAGCCAGCGTATCCAGTGgaccgagaaggaggttgatgaccGCCTCAAGGCCATTATGAAGGACGCCTTTGTCGCCGGTCTCGAGACTGCTCAGAAGTAcgttgaggccaaggagggTGAGCTTCCCAGCTTGATTGCTGGTAGCAACATCGccggcttcatcaaggttgctgaggcCATGCACGACCAGGGTGACTGGTTCTAA